One region of Monomorium pharaonis isolate MP-MQ-018 chromosome 11, ASM1337386v2, whole genome shotgun sequence genomic DNA includes:
- the LOC105839453 gene encoding chitin deacetylase 1 — MRLQEAALICAVLTVVAVHCQKNKKDDDKKDEEFRCPEGQGNGNFADPATCRRFYQCVDGYPYLNRCPSGLHFDDISKFCTFKNEARCGPIETTPAPITEPPTDLAERCDTANCQLPYCFCSRDGTIIPGGLQPEETPQIIIMTFDGAINHNNFDHYQKIFTQDRLNPNNCPLRGTFFISHEYCNYNMVQSLAHDGHEIATETISLQKGLEDKGYEEWVGEMIGMREILKHFSNISTGEVVGMRAPYLKPGRNTQYKVLEDFGYIYDSSIGISPLKVPIWPYTLDYKIPHECKAGTCPTKSFQGIWELPLNAHYVESYEGGHCPYLDQCVLHNHDPEEVFEWLQEDFNRYYEQNRAPYMMPFHTNWFQIKELERGLSKFLDWVVTLPDVYFVTATQALTWMTDPKPIKALHNFEGWSCKKKDNLPGPSCNNPHKCALDFKPPEANFTTTRYMETCRECPNKYPWLGDSKGTGLYNDNYNPEKK; from the exons TACATTgccaaaaaaacaaaaaggatGACGACAAGAAAGATGAAGAGTTTAGGTGTCCGGAGGGTCAGGGCAATGGTAACTTCGCCGATCCGGCAACCTGCAGGAGATTTTATCAg tgcGTCGATGGTTATCCTTACTTGAACCGATGTCCGTCGGGCTTGCACTTCGACGATATCAGCAAGTTCTGTACCTTTAAAAACGAGGCGCGATGCGGACCCATTGAGACCA CGCCAGCACCAATCACCGAGCCGCCGACAGATCTTGCCGAGCGTTGTGACACAGCAAACTGCCAACTTCCGTACTGCTTCTGCTCTAGAGACGGTACGATCATTCCCGGCGGCCTTCAGCCGGAGGAG ACGCCGCAAATAATCATCATGACATTCGACGGTGCAATAAATCATAACAACTTTGATCACTATCAGAAGATATTCACTCAAGATCGTCTGAATCCTAACAACTGCCCGTTGAGGGGTACATTCTTCATCTCTCACGAGTATTGCAACTACAATATGGTCCAAAGCCTGGCGCACGACGGCCATGAAATTGCGACCGAGACAATCTC ACTTCAGAAAGGCCTGGAGGACAAGGGTTACGAAGAATGGGTTGGCGAGATGATCGGAATGCGCGAAATACTGAAACACTTTAGCAATATTTCGACCGGCGAGGTTGTCGGTATGCGAGCGCCTTATTTGAAGCCCGGTCGCAACACTCAGTACAAAGTGCTCGAGGATTTTGGATATATATACGACAGTAGCATAGGAATCTCACCGCTGAAGGTGCCAATTTGGCCATACACTCTTGACTACAAAATCCCGCATGAATGTAAAGCGGGCACTTGTCCCACCAAATCATTCCAAG GCATATGGGAGCTACCATTGAACGCACATTACGTAGAGAGTTACGAAGGTGGGCATTGTCCTTACTTGGATCAATGCGTTCTTCATAATCACGATCCCGAAGAAGTATTCGAGTGGTTGCAGGAGGATTTTAATCGATATTATGAACAGAATAGAGCTCCGTACATGATGCCTTTCCATACTAATTGGTTCCAAATCAAAGAATTGGAACGCGGTCTGTCGAAATTTTTGGATTGGGTGGTAACACT ACCTGACGTTTACTTCGTAACTGCCACACAAGCGTTAACGTGGATGACCGATCCGAAACCGATTAAAGCTCTTCACAACTTCGAAGGATGGTCATGTAAGAAAAAGGATAATTTGCCAGGACCGTCATGCAATAATCCACACAAGTGCGCTTTAGACTTCAAACCTCCTGAAGCAAATTTCACTACAACCAg gTATATGGAAACGTGTAGGGAGTGTCCAAACAAATATCCTTGGTTGGGAGACTCAAAGGGTACAGGACTTTACAATGATAATTACAACCCTGAAAAGAAATAG
- the LOC105839456 gene encoding uncharacterized protein LOC105839456 — protein sequence MSKHHSHEISEHPEIQWALDLLKPDPNHEPNVLSKYSAEIICVTSGFAIPSLANAYIGKPFYARIQRHAAFMAVGYLASQVIKKLVDDFQAERDTRLRDYIIRHPELFPEPERVKYSQVLENWTPIR from the exons atgagtaaACATCACTCGCACGAGATAAGTGAACATCCGGAAATTCAATGGGCTCTGGATCTACTTAAGCCAGATCCCAATCACGAGCCCAATGTGTTGTCTAAGTACTCAGCGGAGATAATATGTGTAACAAGCGGCTTCGCGATTCCATCTCTGGCGAATGCATACATTGGCAAGCCGTTCTATGCCA GAATACAGAGGCATGCTGCATTTATGGCGGTCGGATATTTGGCGTCGCAAGTTATAAAGAAGCTGGTTGATGATTTTCAAGCAGAACGCGATACTAGATTGAGAGATTATATCATACGACATCCAGAACTCTTTCCAGAACCAG AACGTGTAAAATATAGCCAAGTGCTGGAGAATTGGACCCCGatacgttaa